One Coffea arabica cultivar ET-39 chromosome 5c, Coffea Arabica ET-39 HiFi, whole genome shotgun sequence DNA window includes the following coding sequences:
- the LOC140007238 gene encoding uncharacterized protein — MCNSSHLVLKKEGTWRIYVDCHAINAITVKYHHPIPRLDDMLDELYGKSGYHQIRMKEGDEWKTAFKTKYGLYEWLVMPFGLTNAPKCASPVLRERLFANLSKCTFCTNKLVFLGYKEGRLLAYFSEKLNGATLNYSTYDKELYALIRVLETWQHYLRPKKFVIHTDHETLKHLESLTHIRRYALIALLDAKLLGFDLIKELYDSYSDFSDIYKSCAKSGQGKFFIHEGFLSKRGHDSIFVIVDRFSKMAHFIRCHKMDDATYIADLFFKEVVCLHGVPRTIVSDRDVKFLSYFWKTLWGKLGTKLLFSTSSHPQTDGQTEVVNRTLSTLLRAIIKKNLKTWEKCLPHVEFAYNRTVHSATQFSPFEIVYDFNPFTPLDLMPLPLSERTNLDGKKKAEFVQVLHQQVKANIETRTQQYLKHANKGQHRIVFEPGDWVWLHLCKKRFPVQRRNKLLPRRDGPFQVVACINDNAYKLDLPGEYNVSATFNVADLSPYLVDDEVDLRINLSQEDGNDEEVEGAIQMEQVKVPLGPMT, encoded by the exons ATGTGCAATTCCAGTCACCTCGTTCTAAAGAAAGAAGGCACTTGGAGGATATATGTAGACTGCCACGCCATCAACGCTATCACAGTTAAGTATCATCACCCTATACCTCGTTTAGATGACATGCTTGACGAATTGTATGGTAAGAGTGGCTACCATCAAATTCGAATGAAGGAAGGGGACGAGTGGAAGACGGCCTTCAAGACTAAGTATGGTctgtatgagtggttagttatgccctTTGGTTTGACTAACGCTCCTAAATGTGCTTCGCCCGTTCTTAG GGAGAGGTTATTTGCTAACCTTAGCAAATGTACTTTCTGCACTAATAAGCTTGTTTTCCTTGGTTATAAG GAGGGAAGGTTGCTCGCATACTTTAGTGAGAAGTTGAATGGTGCTACCTTGAACTACTCCACCTACGATAAGGAACTCTATGCTTTGATTCGTGTACTAGAGACATGGCAACATTACCTACGGCCTAAGAAGTTCGTCATCCACACTGACCACGAGACACTAAAGCATCTGGAGTCTCTTACACACATACG GAGGTATGCTTTGATTGCTTTACTTGATGCTAAACTCCTTGGATTTGACCTTATCAAAGAACTCTATGATAGCTACTCTGATTTTTCTGATATCTACAAGTCTTGCGCTAAGTCGGGTCAGGGTAAATTCTTTATACATGAAGGATTTCT GAGTAAAAGAGGCCATGATAGCATCTTTGTCATTGTTGACCGATTTTCCAAAATGGCCCATTTCATTCGATGTCATAAGATGGACGATGCTACTTACATAGCTGATCTCTTCTTTAAGGAAGTTGTCTGTTTGCATGGTGTGCCTAGGACAATTGTGTCtgatagagatgtcaagtttctctcttacttctggaaaactttgtgggggAAGTTGGGAACCAAGTTGCTATTTTCTACATCCAGTCACCCCCAGACcgatggccaaactgaggtcGTTAATCGCACATTGTCTACTTTACTCAGAGCcatcattaaaaagaatctcaaaACTTGGGAGAAGTGTTTACCCCATGTCGAGTTTGCTTATAACCGTACAGTTCATAGTGCTACACAATTTTCTCCATTTGAGATTGTTTACGATTTTAACCCATTTACTCCTTTGGATTTGATGCCTTTGCCGTTGTCTGAGCGTACTAACCTTGATGGCAAGAAGAAGGCCGAGTTCGTCCAGGTTTTACACCAACAGGTGAAGGCCAACATTGAAACTCGCACCCAGCAATACCTCAAGCATGCCAACAAGGGTCAGCATCGCATAGTgtttgaaccaggtgattgggtctggttacaCCTATGCAAGAAGCGTTTCCCTGTCCAACGTCGCAACAAGTTGCTACCCCGCAGAGATGGACCATTCCAAGTTGTGGCGTgcatcaatgacaacgcatacaagctCGATCTTCCAGGTGAGTATAATGTTTCGGCTACCTTTAATGTTGCTGACCTAAGTCCCTATCTTGTAGATGATGAGGTCGATTTGAGGATAAATCTGTCGCAAGAGGATGGGAATGATGAGGAGGTCGAAGGAGCTATCCAAATGGAGCAAGTGAAGGTGCCGTTGGGGCCTATGACATGA